Below is a genomic region from Methanomethylovorans hollandica DSM 15978.
TAAACCCAAATAATATCCTTGTCTGTTTTTCATAGATTTTTATTATATTTAAATATTCCGTATAACTTGTATATCAAAAAACGATTTTTACAAAATAAGAAATACTTGTTACATTAGCAATGTAGTGTACATACACTTACGTTGGTATTATTGGTTACATTGGTTACAAAGACCAATTAGATTTATATATTAGTATATACATGTGTTAAATAAAAAAAGTATGAAGGAATAAGATGGCTGAAAATACAGTTGATGTAAATAAAATACTGTTTAGTGGCTCAGTATTTTTAAATCCTGATGCTGTGTCGCCAGGATATAAACCTAAATCTATAAATGAAGTCATGCATCGAGTTGATTTTATCGAAGCATATACTACACATTTTAAGAAAACTGTAATGGGTTTTGATTCTTCTAATCTTCTTGTATTTGGTAAAACTGGAACTGGAAAAACAATGGTTACTAAGTTAATGATGCAAGTTATTAGTGAAGCTGCACTTCAAAATGGTATTGAAGTTTTTCCTGTTTTTGTTAATTGTAATGTTACTTATTCTGATACGATGGTTCTGCGTTTCCTTATAACACAATTTGAGGAAAAATTGGATTTACCTCATGAAAAATTAGTGAATAATTTTTCAGAATACTATAATCGTTTGACATATCTAATGACTAAATATGGAAAAAGCATCATTATTATCTTTGATGAGATAGATAAACTTACAAATCCCGATATCATAAATAATTTTTTACGTATTAAAGAAAATGATGATATGAAGCGCAATGTGTGTATTGTGGGAATATCAAATAGTTTATATTTCACAAAAAACCTTGATCCGCGTACGAAAAGTGCTTTATCACAAACAGAAATAACAGTTGAGCCATATGATGCAGTTCAACTTGAAGAGATATTATGCTATCGTGCGAAATTGGCTTTTAAAGATGGAGTAATTGATGATATGGTTATTCCTTTATGTGCCGCACTTGCAGCTCAAGAACATGGAGATGCTAGAAGGGCTATAGATCTTCTAAGAGTATCTGGTGATATTGCGGATATGAGAGGAGATAAGATTATCCAATCAGAGCATGTTCGTGAAGCAAATACAAAAATTGATTCTGATAAAACGAAGAGAGTTGTTACTCGCCTTACTCCCCAATCGAAGACAGCGTTTCTTTCATCATTGTTGTTATTAAATAAGCCAGGAACAAACACTGTAATTACTAGTGATATTTATAATGTTTATTTACAAGTGTGTGAACAAATTGGAATCGATGTATTAAGTGCACGTCGGTTTAATGATTTGATTGGTGAGCTCTCTATGTTAGAGCTACTTTATACAAAGAAAACTTCACGGGGAAGAGGAAAAGGGGTCGTGAATATGGTTGGTATTGATGTTAATCTCGATTCCAATATAATTTTCGATTGGATATATGAAGATTCTCAATTTTATAGTATGAATGGCAGAAAGCAATTGACTATTTATAATCAATTAAAGTTTTGATTTCTTCATTGAATCAATATCCTGCTACTATTTTCATATTTACATTGGCAATGAAGTGTCTACGTTTGTTGATTTTCATATTTACATTATCAATTCTATCTCTTTAAGTCTACTGGTATTGTTTTTACATTGGCAATAAGGTGTCTAGGAATTATTTACAAATTTACATTGGCAATGAAGTGTCTACGTTTGTTGATTTTCATATTTACATTATCAATTCTATCTCTTTCAGTCTAATGGTATTGTTTTTACATTGGCAATAAGGTGTCTAGGAATTATTTACAAATTTACATTGGCAATGAAATGTCTATTGTTGTTGATTTTCATATTTACATTATTAATTCTATCTCTTTCAGTCTACTGGTATTGTTTTTACATTGGCAATAAGGTGTCTTGGGATTATTTACAAATTTACATTGGCAATGAAGTGTCTACGTTTGTTGATTTTCATATTTACATTATCAATTCTATCTCTTTAAGTCTACTGGTATTGTTTTTACATTGGCAATAAGGTGTCCTGGGATTATTTACAAATTTACATTGGCAATGAAGTGTCTACGGTTGTTGATTTTCATATTTACATTATCAATTCTATATCTTTCAGTCTACTGGTATTGTTTTTACATTGGCAATAAGGTGTCCTGGGATTATTTACAAATTTACATTGGCAATGAAGTGTCTATTGTTGTTGATTTTCATATTTACATTATCTATTCTATCTCTTTCAGTCTACTGGTATTGTTTTTACATTGGCAATAAGGTGTCCTGGGATTATTTACAAATTTACATTGGCAATGAAGTGTCTACGGTTGTTGATTTTCATATTTACATTATCAATTCTATCTCTTTCAGTCTAATGGTATTGTTTTTACATTGGCAATAAGGTGTCTAGGGATTATTTACAAATTTACATTGGCAATGAAGTGTCTACGGTTGTTGATTTTCATATTTACATTATCAATTCTGTCTCTTTCAGTTTACTGGTATTGTTTTTACATTAGCAATAAGGCGTCTAGGGATTATTTATCTTAAAAATAGATTACGAAGTATCTTTGCTATAATGCTTCTAACCGTGATTTTTGGCTTATTCTCTTCCATTGCTAATAATTCAGTATTCGGTGTTTCAACTACTTTTTCTTGCTCAATTTCTGTTATCAGCATATCTTTTTTTGTTTCTGTTTGTTGTTTTTTCTGAGCTTCAATTTCATCTATTACTTTGAATAGGTCATAATCAATACCAAGGGAGTTAAAAATCTCAATGGATTTATTGAGTCCAAGTATTTCAATAACATCTTTTAGTGGCATTGTTTTTAAGATGTCAAGTGAATCGATTTTGTTATCATACAGCTTTTTGGATGATAATCTGTCAATGGATGTTGTTGTCATCAGAGCAAGCATTTCATTGTTAGCACCCTTTTCAAGCATTTTCTCAATATCAGAGACAGTGCTTGTCCAGATGTTCTCTTGCATTTCCATGATTTTCCGGGAAGCGTAGACTAACCATTTTGCTGTTGATATGGTGTTTTTCAGATCGCCTTCTCCAATTTTATAGTTCCTCATTATTGTTTCTATTGGAGTTCCATTAATCCATTCCATTAGCATTAGAGCTGTTTTAATGCTTCCTATTTCCTGCGGGGTGATCTGGTTTATTTTGGTTGCATTTATCCACGGAATTTCGTTACTTCTTTCGATGATGATATTTTCAATATTCTTCCTTTCGTCTGCAGTAAAGGAAGTGTTTTTCATATTTGGAGTCGAACATATTATACTCATCAAATTGAAGGGAGTAATGAATAATGATTTTTCAATCTTGCTTGTTATTATAGATGCTGTTTCCGGGTAGATATATACTACGGATACCATTTTCCCAAAAGGAGTGGATTCTATCCTATCGCATATTTCAATCATTTTTCTTCGATGCAGTACTTTAATACATTTCGTTGTTAAGTTCTCAAAATCAGCATCTGGGTTCTGGAATCCAAACAATGTTTTCCGGAGGAAGTGATTGATATCTTCGAGTGTATTGGCGAATTTGTTATTTATTGTAGCTAATAAATGAGTTTCAAAGTGGTTCTCTTGTGCTAGATTTGATATAACAAGCTCTGCCTGTGCATTGATAAACGTTGCTTTGAGTTTTTCTATATCCTTTTCAGATTCAGCTATGAGTACGCTTTCTCCATATGGATCAAGATGTGGTCTTCCTGCTCTTCCGGCCATTTGTTTATAATCAAGTACGGGAATTGGACATCTTCCCTGGCCAGGATTGAATCTTTTGTAATTTCTTATAATTACTCTTCTTGCTGGTAAGTTAAGGCCTGCAGCTAGAGTGGGTGTGCAGGTTATTATTTTAATTAATCCATTCTTGAATCCTGATTCTACGATATCTCTTTGTTTTTCATTCAGGCCTGCATGGTGAAAAGCAACTCCATTTCTGATGCATTCGGATAAGATAGGGTTAGACTGTTCTTCTCTATCGAGTTCAATAGATAGTTTGTTGAGTTCTTCCCTATTCTTTTCAGTAATTAGTGGAGAGATATGCTTACTGAGTTTCTTTGCAAAATCAGAACAGCTGTTTCGACTTGTTTCGAATACAAGGCACTGCCCTCCGATATTTACGGTATCGATAGCAATATTTATTGAAGGATCATTAGTTATTGGATTTATATCAATACTGTACTTACTGAATTGTATCTTGTTCTGGAAAAAGATACCTTCTCTAAGGTCTGCTGGTCTCCAATCTGTAGTAATTAGTTCAGATTGAAGCCACCTTGCGACTTCTTCTGCATTTCCAACTGTTGCTGATAGACTGACAAATTGGATTTGAGAGTTTTTTTCTCTAAGCTTGGTCGTTACCATTTCGAGAGTAGGGCCTCTGGTCTTACATGCAAGAAGATGAACTTCATCAATAACAACGCATGTAACATCATCAATCCAGGATGCTTCTGATCGTAGCAGAGAGTCTGCTTTTTCAGCGGTGCAAACGATGATATTACATTTTTCAAGCCACCTATTATCAGTGTTGTAGTCACCGGAAGCAATACCAGGGTTTATTCCAAGAGGAACAAAATCCTTAAAAGAGGTGTATTTCTCTTTTGCAAGAGCTCTAAGGGGAACAATGTACATTGCTTTCTTCCCTTTAGATATTGCTTTTAGCATTGCAAGTTCTGCAAGAAATGTCTTTCCGCTTGCAGTTGGAATTGCACAAAAAACATTTTTTCCTTTAAGTAAACCCTTTTCCATACACTCTGCTTGTGGAGGATATAGGGTTGTATATCCTTTGTTCAAGTAAAAATCGATGTAATTCTGTGGAAGGTCGAGTGTATTTATGTCCATGCGTAGTTCTCCTGTAATTACATGGACTCTGTTTGTCTTTTTTTGTTCTGGGGGAGCTGGCAAAAGAAGATTATATTTCGTATTCAGGCAATGGACCTGAAATCCATATATTTCTTGTATTTTCTAATAGTTCTATTGCTGAGCACAACGAGATATCAAGATCAAGTGCTTTGATTGCAATGAGTTTAGAATCTTCATTTGGAAGAACATCTAAAAGTTCATCAAATTCTTCTTGTGACCGTGGCATGTGATTTTCCTTGCGTTGATCTGTATTAATTTAATATTCTCTGAGCAATCTTTTCAAGTTGACGTATATGCCCTTCCTGAAAAAGCTGTTTGATAATATCTAAAGAAAAGAGATTTGATTCATTTTCAGTGTTGAATATAAATTTCCCATATGTATCTTCAGTGAATAGCAGTATTTGTGTTGTCATACAAGATTCCTTATGATTTCGATTTTCTAAAATAAGATAAAAAAAGAAAGAAGATAATGATAGCAAGAGGTAGATCTATCATTGGCCGATATTTGATAGAGGCTGAAGGGTGTTTGTTTTTTTGAGAAAGGGATTACTGGATTTCACCCCAGTAACTTTTCAAC
It encodes:
- a CDS encoding Cdc6/Cdc18 family protein, translated to MAENTVDVNKILFSGSVFLNPDAVSPGYKPKSINEVMHRVDFIEAYTTHFKKTVMGFDSSNLLVFGKTGTGKTMVTKLMMQVISEAALQNGIEVFPVFVNCNVTYSDTMVLRFLITQFEEKLDLPHEKLVNNFSEYYNRLTYLMTKYGKSIIIIFDEIDKLTNPDIINNFLRIKENDDMKRNVCIVGISNSLYFTKNLDPRTKSALSQTEITVEPYDAVQLEEILCYRAKLAFKDGVIDDMVIPLCAALAAQEHGDARRAIDLLRVSGDIADMRGDKIIQSEHVREANTKIDSDKTKRVVTRLTPQSKTAFLSSLLLLNKPGTNTVITSDIYNVYLQVCEQIGIDVLSARRFNDLIGELSMLELLYTKKTSRGRGKGVVNMVGIDVNLDSNIIFDWIYEDSQFYSMNGRKQLTIYNQLKF
- a CDS encoding DEAD/DEAH box helicase encodes the protein MDINTLDLPQNYIDFYLNKGYTTLYPPQAECMEKGLLKGKNVFCAIPTASGKTFLAELAMLKAISKGKKAMYIVPLRALAKEKYTSFKDFVPLGINPGIASGDYNTDNRWLEKCNIIVCTAEKADSLLRSEASWIDDVTCVVIDEVHLLACKTRGPTLEMVTTKLREKNSQIQFVSLSATVGNAEEVARWLQSELITTDWRPADLREGIFFQNKIQFSKYSIDINPITNDPSINIAIDTVNIGGQCLVFETSRNSCSDFAKKLSKHISPLITEKNREELNKLSIELDREEQSNPILSECIRNGVAFHHAGLNEKQRDIVESGFKNGLIKIITCTPTLAAGLNLPARRVIIRNYKRFNPGQGRCPIPVLDYKQMAGRAGRPHLDPYGESVLIAESEKDIEKLKATFINAQAELVISNLAQENHFETHLLATINNKFANTLEDINHFLRKTLFGFQNPDADFENLTTKCIKVLHRRKMIEICDRIESTPFGKMVSVVYIYPETASIITSKIEKSLFITPFNLMSIICSTPNMKNTSFTADERKNIENIIIERSNEIPWINATKINQITPQEIGSIKTALMLMEWINGTPIETIMRNYKIGEGDLKNTISTAKWLVYASRKIMEMQENIWTSTVSDIEKMLEKGANNEMLALMTTTSIDRLSSKKLYDNKIDSLDILKTMPLKDVIEILGLNKSIEIFNSLGIDYDLFKVIDEIEAQKKQQTETKKDMLITEIEQEKVVETPNTELLAMEENKPKITVRSIIAKILRNLFLR